In Bacteroides sp., the genomic window CCGAGCTGGAAGAACTCATCAAGTCGAAGAACCTCAGCTTTGGAATGAACCTCGCGAAATATAAATTAGATAAGGAATAACAGAAATGAGACACAGAAAGAAAGTCAATCATCTGGGAAGAAAATCAGCACACCGCAAGGCTATGCTTTCAAACATGGCTGCTTCCCTTATTCTTCATAAGCGCATCAACACTACCGTGCCTAAGGCCAAAGCCCTGAAGGTATACGTTGAGCCCCTGATCACCAAGTCGAAGGAAGACTCCACACATTCACGCAGGGTTGTTTTCAGTTACCTGGAAAACAAATACGCTGTCAGTGAACTTTTCCGCGAGGTTGCCCAGAAAGTGGCCGACCGCCCGGGTGGATATACCCGTATCCTTAAGACTGGTTTTCGTCAGGGTGATGGCGCTGAGATGTGTATGATCGAGCTGGTGGATTACAACCCCAATCTGCTGAAGAAAGCCGATGCCGATCAGACCCGTAAGACTCGTCGCGCCGGTCGCCGCAAGAAATCTGATGAAGATACCACGGCAACTAAAAAAGCCGCTCCCAAAGCAGCCAAGGAAGAAAAGCCTGTTGAAGAACCTAAGGCTGAAGAACCTAAGGCTGAAGAGCCTAAGGCTAAAGAGGTAAAGGCTGAAACCAACGAGACTCCTCAGGATAATACGCCCGCAGAAGATACGCCTGAAGCAGATACTGAAAAGTAATCGCTGTCTTCG contains:
- the rplQ gene encoding 50S ribosomal protein L17 yields the protein MRHRKKVNHLGRKSAHRKAMLSNMAASLILHKRINTTVPKAKALKVYVEPLITKSKEDSTHSRRVVFSYLENKYAVSELFREVAQKVADRPGGYTRILKTGFRQGDGAEMCMIELVDYNPNLLKKADADQTRKTRRAGRRKKSDEDTTATKKAAPKAAKEEKPVEEPKAEEPKAEEPKAKEVKAETNETPQDNTPAEDTPEADTEK